In Streptomyces sp. NBC_01381, a genomic segment contains:
- a CDS encoding response regulator transcription factor → MIRVLLVEETDLVRGALAALLTSEEDIEVVGEAPGNEHTVPRALLYRPDVVVIDIDGNADRALCASTELTVRLPECRTLLVAGSTPPDYLRQALALRVAGIIGKNAPCDALAAGIRKVAAGERFVDPELAVLALCSAESPLTRRELEILRLAGDGTPTREIADRLSLSVGTVRNHLNAASRKTGARNRIDAIRIARESGWL, encoded by the coding sequence GTGATCCGTGTTCTTCTCGTCGAGGAGACAGATCTCGTGCGCGGGGCACTCGCGGCCCTGCTGACATCCGAAGAGGACATCGAGGTGGTCGGGGAGGCACCGGGGAACGAACACACCGTCCCCCGGGCTCTGCTGTACCGGCCCGATGTGGTCGTCATCGACATCGACGGCAATGCGGACAGGGCGCTCTGCGCCTCGACGGAGCTGACCGTGCGGCTGCCGGAGTGCCGGACCCTGCTGGTGGCCGGCTCGACGCCCCCCGATTACCTCAGACAGGCGCTGGCGCTGCGCGTCGCGGGCATCATCGGCAAGAACGCCCCCTGCGACGCCCTCGCCGCGGGGATCCGCAAGGTGGCGGCGGGCGAGCGGTTCGTCGACCCCGAACTGGCGGTCCTTGCGCTTTGCTCGGCGGAGAGCCCGTTGACCCGGAGGGAGCTGGAGATTCTGCGCCTCGCGGGGGACGGCACGCCGACGCGTGAGATCGCCGACCGGCTTTCGCTGTCCGTGGGAACAGTCCGCAACCACCTGAACGCGGCCTCCAGGAAGACCGGCGCACGCAACCGCATCGACGCCATCCGGATCGCCCGGGAGTCGGGGTGGCTGTAG
- a CDS encoding GAF domain-containing protein gives MNPAGPPLPLDPLLEAVLGVGTDLELHTTLQHLVDSAAELTGARYGALGVIDPAHGKVTDLFTTGLSEAERSRIGRLPDGHAGIIGALITDPRPLLIDDLTADPRSCGVPPGHPEMHSFLGVPIHVHDEPFGNLYLTEKRGGPFTEDDLQLLRVLASQAGIAIGNARLYEAARQRERWIDGAAAVTTALLTGEPAADALMTVAERARILADATAAVILQPTDQGGMRIVAAATTEDDAPRPAHARSLPSPQSDLIGTTIEPGSAVLEQLLGGEPVFIEDSATDPRMTTRVRTRFGPSMMLPLQAGGRLIGTLALPRSRGARAYTSVERLLATQFASQAALALVLADAQQSRQRLAVFEDRDRIARDLHDLVVQRLFATGMMLESTRRRAGSPKVESALDQAVDELESTIQEVRTAIFALQQPPADAPTTFRGKVLREAAGASAVLGFQPSVHFAGPVDTKVTDPVGTQLLAALRRALAAASHRPDCSRIDVVVDARATLPDGRRGVRLTVHDDGATEDGTTGTTLTWQSPV, from the coding sequence ATGAACCCCGCGGGCCCGCCCCTCCCCCTCGACCCGCTGCTCGAGGCGGTGCTCGGCGTCGGCACGGACCTCGAGCTGCACACCACGCTGCAGCACCTGGTGGACAGCGCGGCCGAGCTGACCGGCGCCAGGTACGGCGCGCTCGGCGTCATCGACCCCGCGCACGGCAAGGTCACCGACCTGTTCACGACGGGCCTGTCGGAGGCCGAGCGCAGCCGCATCGGCCGCCTCCCCGACGGCCACGCGGGCATCATCGGCGCGCTGATCACCGACCCCCGGCCGCTGCTCATCGACGACCTGACGGCCGACCCGCGCTCGTGCGGCGTACCGCCGGGGCATCCGGAGATGCACAGCTTCCTCGGCGTACCGATCCACGTCCACGACGAGCCGTTCGGCAATCTCTATCTCACCGAGAAGCGCGGCGGCCCCTTCACGGAGGACGACCTGCAGCTCCTGCGGGTCCTGGCCAGTCAGGCGGGCATCGCGATCGGCAACGCCCGTCTTTACGAGGCGGCCAGGCAGCGCGAGCGGTGGATCGACGGTGCGGCGGCGGTGACCACGGCCCTGCTGACCGGCGAGCCCGCGGCGGACGCCCTGATGACGGTGGCGGAACGGGCCAGAATCCTCGCGGACGCCACGGCGGCGGTCATCCTGCAGCCGACGGACCAGGGCGGCATGCGGATCGTCGCGGCGGCGACGACGGAGGACGACGCCCCCCGGCCGGCGCACGCCCGGTCCCTCCCGTCCCCCCAGAGCGACCTCATCGGCACCACCATCGAGCCCGGCAGCGCCGTCCTTGAGCAACTGCTCGGCGGGGAGCCGGTGTTCATCGAGGACTCCGCGACCGACCCCCGGATGACCACCCGCGTACGGACCCGCTTCGGGCCCAGCATGATGCTGCCGCTGCAGGCGGGCGGCAGGCTCATCGGGACGCTCGCCCTGCCACGCTCCCGCGGCGCCCGCGCGTACACCTCGGTGGAGCGCCTGCTCGCGACGCAGTTCGCCTCACAGGCCGCCCTGGCCCTCGTCCTCGCGGACGCCCAGCAGAGCAGGCAGCGCCTGGCGGTGTTCGAGGACCGCGACCGCATCGCCCGAGACCTGCACGACCTCGTGGTCCAACGGCTCTTCGCGACCGGCATGATGCTGGAGTCGACCCGACGCAGGGCTGGCTCACCGAAGGTGGAGTCCGCCCTCGACCAGGCGGTGGACGAGCTGGAGTCGACCATCCAGGAAGTGCGTACGGCGATCTTCGCGCTCCAGCAGCCGCCCGCCGACGCCCCGACGACGTTCCGCGGCAAGGTGCTCCGCGAGGCGGCGGGTGCCTCCGCGGTGCTCGGTTTCCAGCCGTCGGTGCACTTCGCAGGACCGGTCGACACGAAGGTCACGGACCCGGTCGGCACCCAGCTCCTCGCGGCCCTGCGCCGCGCCCTGGCCGCCGCGTCCCACCGCCCGGACTGCTCCCGCATCGACGTCGTCGTCGACGCCCGCGCCACCCTGCCCGACGGCAGAAGGGGCGTACGGCTCACGGTGCACGACGACGGGGCGACGGAGGACGGCACCACGGGCACGACCCTGACCTGGCAGTCGCCGGTCTGA
- a CDS encoding rod shape-determining protein — translation MTVSLEQLRRCHIAVDLGAARTRVFVKGAGLVVDEPSAAAVNTRTGALIAVGQFAEKMTGRTPGYIRVVRPVSGGTVIDIEMAQRMLRHLLGEKLRRALRRKPRLRAAATTPHDADPLAQRAAIETMVGLGARRVELVDTLIAAAVGCGLPVEQPEATMILVCGAATTQVAVLSLGAIVTAQRIPVGGEAIDNAIVQHLRHHHELMLPSQSVRPLQLALRGNGLTSEGPESTEIHGRDVATGLARSVHVDTAAVRDAIHTPLTAVLDGIGKVLRDCPPDLVADLADRGIMMVGGSALLPGLDQMLRDATGMPVEIAERPDACAVLGLGAMLEGKIQPLVLDPLSG, via the coding sequence ATGACCGTCAGTCTGGAGCAGTTGCGCCGCTGCCACATCGCCGTCGACCTGGGTGCCGCGAGGACCCGGGTGTTCGTGAAGGGTGCGGGTCTCGTCGTCGACGAGCCGAGCGCCGCCGCCGTGAACACGCGCACCGGCGCGCTCATCGCGGTCGGCCAGTTCGCCGAGAAGATGACGGGCCGCACGCCCGGCTACATCCGCGTCGTGCGCCCCGTCTCCGGCGGCACCGTCATCGACATCGAGATGGCCCAGCGCATGCTGCGGCACCTGCTCGGCGAGAAGCTCCGCCGCGCTCTGCGCCGCAAGCCGCGCCTTCGCGCCGCCGCCACCACGCCGCACGACGCGGATCCGCTGGCCCAGCGCGCCGCCATCGAGACGATGGTCGGGCTCGGGGCGCGCCGGGTCGAGCTGGTGGACACGCTGATCGCCGCGGCGGTCGGCTGCGGGCTGCCCGTCGAGCAGCCGGAAGCGACCATGATCCTGGTGTGCGGGGCGGCGACCACGCAGGTCGCGGTGTTGTCGCTCGGGGCGATCGTGACGGCCCAGCGGATCCCGGTCGGCGGCGAGGCCATCGACAACGCGATCGTCCAGCATCTGCGCCACCACCACGAGCTGATGCTTCCCAGCCAGTCGGTACGTCCCCTTCAGCTCGCCCTGCGCGGCAACGGGCTCACGTCTGAGGGGCCCGAGTCGACCGAGATCCACGGCCGTGACGTCGCCACGGGGCTCGCCCGCTCGGTGCACGTCGACACCGCCGCCGTACGCGACGCGATCCACACCCCGCTGACCGCCGTGCTCGACGGCATCGGCAAGGTGCTGCGCGACTGCCCGCCCGATCTGGTGGCCGACCTGGCCGACCGCGGAATCATGATGGTCGGCGGCAGCGCGCTGCTCCCGGGGCTCGACCAGATGCTGCGGGACGCCACGGGGATGCCGGTGGAGATCGCCGAACGGCCGGATGCGTGCGCCGTCCTCGGGCTCGGGGCGATGCTGGAGGGCAAGATCCAGCCGCTGGTCCTCGACCCGCTGTCCGGCTGA
- a CDS encoding MFS transporter, which produces MEPHGPVTKRRILADLTPLRTSVDYRRLWAGNTISWIGQAMTSLAVSLQVYDITHSSFSVGLVGLFSLVPLVVFGLYGGAIADTVDRRKLGLYSALGSCALSLALAAGAFAGFHHVWFLYSVVALQAVCGALNSPARTSMIPRLLPPEQLPAANALSSITTTGGMMLGPMLGGFIVGLWGYQAAYAVDAVAFSASLYAMWRLPAMRPEGGGAGAKRASVLDGLRFLATRPNLRMTFFTDMCAMVLAHPRALFPAVAVVWFGGDATTVGLLVAAPAVGALLGSVFSGWIGRIRRHGLAILLSVAGWGTAVAVFGLTRELWLGLLFLALAGCADTISMVFRSTMLQAAVPDEMRGRLQGVFIVVVAGGPRLGDFVAGAVGDVASPVLAVTGGGVACVIAVGLLALKWRGFARYDAKVPEA; this is translated from the coding sequence GTGGAGCCCCACGGGCCCGTCACGAAAAGGCGGATACTCGCCGATCTGACGCCTTTGCGTACGTCCGTCGACTACCGCCGCCTCTGGGCCGGCAACACGATCTCCTGGATCGGCCAGGCGATGACCTCGCTCGCGGTCTCCCTCCAGGTCTACGACATCACGCACTCCAGCTTCTCGGTGGGCCTCGTCGGGCTGTTCTCCCTGGTGCCGCTGGTCGTGTTCGGTCTGTACGGGGGCGCGATCGCGGACACGGTGGACCGGCGGAAGCTGGGCCTGTACTCGGCGCTCGGCTCCTGCGCGCTGTCACTCGCCCTTGCGGCGGGCGCGTTCGCGGGCTTCCACCACGTGTGGTTCCTGTACTCCGTGGTCGCGCTGCAGGCGGTCTGCGGGGCGCTGAACTCGCCGGCGCGTACGTCGATGATCCCGCGGCTCCTGCCGCCGGAGCAGCTGCCCGCGGCCAACGCCCTGTCGTCGATCACGACGACCGGGGGCATGATGCTCGGCCCCATGCTGGGCGGCTTCATCGTCGGCCTGTGGGGCTATCAGGCGGCGTACGCGGTGGACGCGGTGGCCTTCAGCGCTTCCCTGTACGCGATGTGGCGGCTGCCTGCGATGCGGCCGGAGGGGGGCGGGGCCGGGGCCAAGCGGGCCTCGGTCCTCGACGGGCTGCGGTTTCTCGCCACCCGGCCGAACCTGCGGATGACGTTCTTCACGGACATGTGCGCGATGGTGCTCGCGCATCCGCGTGCGCTGTTCCCCGCTGTGGCGGTGGTCTGGTTCGGGGGCGACGCGACGACGGTGGGCCTGCTGGTCGCGGCGCCCGCGGTGGGGGCGCTGCTCGGGAGTGTCTTCTCCGGGTGGATCGGGCGGATCCGGCGGCACGGGCTCGCGATCCTGCTGTCGGTGGCGGGGTGGGGGACGGCCGTCGCCGTCTTCGGACTGACGCGCGAGCTGTGGCTGGGGCTGCTCTTCCTGGCGTTGGCGGGCTGCGCGGACACCATCTCGATGGTCTTCCGCAGCACGATGCTGCAGGCGGCGGTGCCGGACGAGATGCGGGGGCGCCTGCAGGGGGTCTTCATCGTGGTGGTCGCGGGCGGGCCCCGGCTGGGGGACTTCGTGGCGGGGGCGGTGGGGGACGTGGCCTCGCCGGTGCTCGCGGTCACGGGCGGCGGGGTCGCGTGTGTCATCGCGGTGGGGTTGCTTGCGCTCAAGTGGCGGGGGTTTGCGCGGTACGACGCGAAGGTGCCGGAGGCGTGA
- a CDS encoding SAV_2336 N-terminal domain-related protein, with the protein MHTDEPRDRGPFARLADLLSRTADGSRPTSIELAELVWLARQMDGTAEPAPPDAPDGVTPPTPSTPQPTRVSPPSEAPAEPTPRPDDRVPLRLPAPTGNGGPAPAPGPDGAPEAASDHTPLRVPVPPMVTHPLALQRALRPLKRRVPSPVGQVIDEEATAHRIARLGGHPRGWLPVLRPAEERWLRLCLVYDAGPTMPIWRPLIHELHTALAQSGIFRTVELHRATPDGKLPPQAAHAPATGRTVVLLISDCMGPQWREGPAGSLWYRTLHRWASRLPLALIQPLPERLWRTTALPTTPGTLSAPHPASPSASLTFTPYAADSAPPPSDATPIPVLEPSPTWLSHWASLVADAGGSQLPGSVAWLTHTPPTPEPEAEAVTDLTPEDLVLRFRSTASPEAFRLAGHLAVGEPQLPVMRLVQAAVEERPRPQHLAEVILSGMLASGAGAGAYEFRDGVRELLLRTLPRTARGRTRELLARVGGLIDERAGVAPGELRAVAPSAGGGAEGRAPAGEPFATVAPESVRQLGGGAGRSELVWGRYRLMERLGKSSWLAQDIREEGRALVVQRFPRWPRGRHFTQAAEELSRFRHTHVATVRDYVARDDVPFLVVEFVDGRSLAELLADHPDGLPYDLLLELIRPIARTVAALHAGGLAHGALSPGYVRLSRRGPVLCGFRLAPFAPETRSADLRSLGLLVRAMREGAEAATGSGPLTQPPRTARLARGETLRSAVGHLDSTDPARWGAGLHLLEQLAAPRSGDCVYSVLGPLHVTRQGHPLAIETPEEQALLCMLLLKRGRPVPYAELTEGIWGPSAPGRAEGDLRACAHRLAGTLAPETLTAGDEGYTLPLPSGPDGVDLFHCQRLAADAQDAYFAGDFTRSRQLVRSALELWRGTPLLDVPGPAALATRVTIAELRQSLLRTWGDLEGRDGDATAEDSAELADLLQEFPHTEDEVLAPQEELPSTQLNDLGVSRELPDDQPTPPGTTLTFEYLTRPTGTQSETLHRLGREISHLLITGGIGPDRFELRPRPRGWDVAVAPEVHVLHALTAALHQLPVALAELPHIGLGVTVTHEPDPTVSAPAFPAELRHVFGRPGSRAVVIVSNDLHDRLVRSGRSSDARFAQVPQSDDWYCEVTAPAEARPAASLSTLFAGRSAVILGFDGPVVPLFPASRARETVLDLMGALTEARGVDDALEGRPPLEGALDGYEGGGHPMDLLRAHQNHASAGVLRARLRNIEQQSLKNARPTPRLPELLNTLSERGMAVAVAGDCDSDVMAELLTRRGLAARVPGGTHGRRTDSPLLPDPDCLRRALQALEAEPGQCVMVGSSAAELLAARQIGLPFIGYRRDEKSHRRLQAEGCEQTVDWLASLTDAVRGT; encoded by the coding sequence ATGCACACTGACGAGCCCCGGGACCGGGGGCCCTTCGCCAGGCTGGCCGATCTCCTCTCCCGGACGGCGGACGGCTCCCGGCCGACGTCGATCGAGCTGGCCGAACTGGTGTGGCTGGCACGGCAGATGGACGGAACTGCCGAGCCTGCGCCGCCGGACGCCCCCGACGGCGTAACGCCACCGACGCCGTCCACGCCACAGCCGACGCGCGTGTCACCACCGAGCGAGGCACCCGCTGAACCCACCCCTCGCCCGGACGATCGGGTGCCGCTGCGGCTTCCGGCCCCGACGGGCAACGGCGGTCCGGCACCGGCCCCCGGGCCGGACGGCGCACCGGAAGCCGCCTCGGACCACACACCCCTCCGCGTCCCCGTCCCCCCGATGGTGACGCACCCCCTCGCCCTGCAACGCGCCCTGCGCCCCCTCAAACGCCGCGTCCCCTCCCCCGTCGGGCAGGTCATCGACGAGGAGGCGACGGCCCACCGCATCGCCCGCCTCGGCGGCCACCCGCGCGGCTGGCTTCCGGTGCTCCGCCCCGCCGAGGAACGCTGGCTGCGCCTCTGCCTGGTGTACGACGCGGGCCCGACGATGCCGATCTGGCGCCCCCTGATCCACGAACTGCACACCGCCCTCGCCCAGTCCGGCATCTTCCGCACGGTGGAGCTGCACCGTGCGACACCGGACGGCAAGCTCCCGCCGCAGGCCGCGCACGCGCCCGCGACGGGCCGCACGGTCGTCCTCCTGATCAGCGACTGCATGGGCCCGCAGTGGCGCGAAGGCCCCGCGGGCAGCCTCTGGTACCGCACCCTCCACCGGTGGGCCTCCCGACTGCCGCTGGCCCTGATCCAGCCACTCCCGGAACGCCTCTGGCGCACCACGGCGCTCCCCACGACCCCGGGCACCCTCTCCGCCCCACACCCGGCGTCCCCTTCCGCCTCTCTGACCTTCACGCCGTACGCTGCCGACTCCGCGCCCCCACCCTCCGACGCGACGCCGATCCCGGTACTGGAGCCATCGCCGACATGGCTGTCTCACTGGGCATCACTGGTGGCGGACGCGGGCGGCAGCCAACTCCCGGGCTCGGTGGCCTGGTTGACGCACACCCCGCCCACCCCGGAGCCCGAGGCAGAGGCCGTCACCGACCTCACCCCCGAGGACCTGGTACTCCGCTTCCGCTCCACGGCCTCCCCCGAGGCCTTCCGCCTGGCGGGCCACTTGGCGGTGGGCGAGCCCCAGCTGCCGGTGATGCGCCTGGTCCAGGCGGCGGTGGAGGAACGCCCACGCCCGCAGCACCTGGCGGAGGTGATCCTGAGCGGCATGCTTGCTTCCGGCGCGGGCGCCGGGGCGTATGAATTCCGCGACGGAGTACGCGAGTTGCTGCTCCGTACACTGCCGAGAACCGCGCGGGGGCGTACGCGGGAGCTGCTTGCCCGGGTGGGCGGGTTGATCGACGAGCGGGCGGGGGTGGCGCCGGGGGAGCTGCGGGCGGTGGCGCCTTCCGCCGGCGGGGGCGCCGAGGGCCGAGCTCCTGCGGGGGAGCCGTTTGCGACGGTGGCTCCGGAGAGTGTGCGGCAGTTGGGGGGCGGGGCGGGGCGTTCGGAGCTGGTCTGGGGGCGATACCGACTGATGGAGCGGCTCGGAAAGAGCAGCTGGCTCGCGCAGGACATACGGGAGGAGGGGCGGGCCCTTGTGGTGCAGCGCTTCCCCCGGTGGCCCCGGGGGCGGCACTTCACGCAGGCCGCAGAGGAGCTCTCCCGGTTCCGGCACACGCATGTGGCCACCGTCCGGGACTACGTCGCCCGCGACGATGTCCCGTTCCTGGTGGTCGAGTTCGTCGACGGCCGCAGCCTCGCGGAGCTGCTGGCCGACCACCCCGACGGGCTGCCCTACGACCTCCTCCTGGAGCTGATCCGGCCCATCGCCCGCACCGTCGCCGCGCTGCACGCGGGCGGCCTCGCCCATGGTGCCCTCTCCCCCGGCTACGTACGGCTCTCGCGGCGAGGCCCGGTGCTGTGCGGCTTCAGGCTCGCCCCCTTCGCCCCCGAGACTCGCTCGGCGGACCTCCGCTCGCTGGGTCTCCTCGTGCGCGCGATGCGCGAAGGCGCAGAAGCGGCAACAGGGTCGGGACCGTTGACCCAGCCTCCGAGGACCGCGCGCCTCGCGCGCGGCGAGACGCTGAGGTCGGCCGTCGGCCACCTGGACTCGACCGATCCGGCCCGCTGGGGAGCAGGCCTCCACCTCCTTGAGCAGCTCGCCGCACCCAGGTCCGGCGACTGCGTCTACTCCGTCCTGGGCCCTCTCCACGTGACCCGACAAGGCCACCCCCTCGCCATCGAAACCCCCGAAGAGCAAGCCCTCCTCTGCATGCTCCTGCTCAAGCGCGGCCGCCCCGTCCCGTACGCCGAGCTGACGGAGGGAATCTGGGGCCCCTCCGCCCCCGGACGCGCCGAAGGCGATCTCCGCGCCTGCGCGCACCGCCTGGCCGGCACGCTGGCCCCCGAGACCTTGACCGCCGGGGACGAGGGCTACACCCTGCCACTGCCGTCAGGCCCCGACGGCGTCGACCTGTTCCACTGCCAGCGTCTTGCGGCGGACGCCCAGGACGCCTATTTCGCGGGCGACTTCACCCGCTCCCGGCAGCTCGTGCGGTCCGCGCTGGAACTGTGGCGGGGCACCCCGCTGCTCGACGTACCCGGCCCGGCGGCCCTCGCCACCCGCGTCACCATCGCCGAACTGCGGCAGTCCCTCCTGCGCACCTGGGGCGATCTGGAAGGCCGGGACGGGGATGCCACGGCCGAAGATTCCGCCGAACTGGCCGACCTGCTCCAGGAGTTCCCCCACACAGAAGACGAGGTCCTCGCCCCCCAAGAGGAACTCCCCAGCACCCAGCTGAACGACCTCGGCGTCAGCCGTGAACTGCCGGACGACCAGCCCACACCCCCGGGGACCACCCTCACCTTCGAGTACCTGACCCGCCCCACCGGCACCCAGTCAGAGACCCTGCACCGTCTCGGCCGGGAGATCTCCCACCTCCTCATCACCGGCGGCATCGGCCCCGACCGCTTCGAGCTGCGTCCCCGCCCGCGCGGCTGGGACGTGGCCGTCGCCCCGGAGGTCCACGTACTGCACGCGCTGACCGCGGCCCTCCATCAACTCCCCGTCGCTCTCGCGGAGTTGCCGCACATCGGGCTCGGCGTCACCGTCACCCACGAGCCGGACCCCACGGTGTCCGCCCCGGCCTTCCCCGCCGAGCTGCGGCACGTCTTCGGCCGCCCCGGCAGCCGCGCCGTCGTGATCGTCTCCAACGACCTGCACGACCGGCTCGTCCGCTCCGGACGGAGCAGCGACGCCCGGTTCGCGCAGGTCCCGCAGTCCGACGACTGGTACTGCGAGGTCACCGCGCCCGCCGAGGCCCGGCCGGCGGCCTCCCTCAGCACCCTGTTCGCCGGCCGCAGCGCCGTGATCCTCGGCTTCGACGGCCCGGTCGTGCCGCTGTTCCCGGCCTCACGGGCCCGCGAGACCGTCCTCGACCTGATGGGCGCCCTCACGGAGGCCCGCGGCGTCGACGACGCTCTTGAGGGCAGGCCGCCGCTGGAGGGGGCACTGGACGGGTACGAGGGCGGCGGCCACCCGATGGACCTGCTCCGCGCCCATCAGAACCACGCGTCCGCCGGCGTACTCCGCGCCCGGCTCCGGAACATCGAACAGCAGAGCCTGAAGAACGCCCGGCCGACCCCGCGCCTCCCCGAGCTCCTGAACACCCTCTCGGAACGGGGCATGGCCGTCGCGGTCGCCGGGGACTGCGACTCCGACGTCATGGCGGAGCTGCTCACCAGGCGCGGCCTCGCCGCCAGGGTCCCCGGCGGCACGCACGGCCGCCGCACGGACTCCCCCCTGCTGCCGGACCCCGACTGTCTGCGCCGTGCGCTCCAGGCACTGGAAGCCGAGCCCGGGCAGTGCGTGATGGTCGGCTCATCCGCGGCGGAGCTGCTCGCCGCACGGCAGATCGGGCTGCCGTTCATCGGCTACCGGCGCGACGAGAAGTCCCACCGCCGGCTCCAGGCGGAAGGCTGCGAGCAGACGGTGGACTGGCTCGCCTCGCTGACCGACGCGGTCCGCGGCACCTGA